In a genomic window of Roseiflexus castenholzii DSM 13941:
- a CDS encoding TolB family protein: protein MFCIQLRAVCLLLALLLMMSACAGSPATVPTTIAPTVAPAAAPTAATPPTAAPAPTAPPAATEMPTSANAVLPAPLYVLDTGQIVRIERDGVTRKQITNEAPPAPDALAIVQFDVSPVDGTLVYLVQGIGTPPVLVRTDADGGNRATLLDSMPVAAPVIAPNGATMALRVFEDYERPGTYTPGLYLMPVAGGEPRLILADKPATDPSIEGGDGRGFEAVAWSPDGTKLLVHAFSLSVELCELAIVDVASGGIVYLAAPEPNLVAACTAAAWTLDSKAVYFSVANPGKGFNEPGIWRGDAMSGAATSVPIEPSDALLHMPFFAIDRLYAFVSSAPGENPVSSPAADPAELMALSYTMSSVPLTGGAFAALRSDAHQLYQALWASDGSGAVIFESSDPSAVRLLWLPTDGSPGVELYKGTDLYSVRWGKRSQKH, encoded by the coding sequence GTGTTTTGTATCCAACTCCGTGCAGTCTGCCTGCTGCTGGCGCTGCTCCTGATGATGAGCGCTTGCGCCGGGTCGCCCGCCACCGTCCCCACAACCATAGCGCCGACCGTTGCACCCGCAGCCGCACCAACCGCCGCGACACCGCCGACTGCCGCACCTGCGCCGACGGCGCCGCCTGCTGCCACAGAGATGCCGACGTCGGCAAATGCCGTCCTTCCCGCGCCGCTCTACGTTCTTGATACCGGGCAGATTGTGCGTATCGAGCGTGACGGTGTCACACGCAAACAGATCACGAATGAGGCGCCGCCTGCGCCGGATGCGCTGGCAATCGTCCAGTTCGATGTGTCGCCGGTGGATGGAACGCTGGTGTACCTTGTTCAGGGAATCGGTACGCCGCCTGTACTGGTGCGCACCGACGCCGACGGCGGCAATCGTGCGACGCTGCTTGATAGCATGCCCGTCGCTGCGCCCGTGATTGCGCCGAATGGCGCGACGATGGCGTTGCGCGTTTTCGAGGATTATGAACGTCCAGGCACGTACACGCCAGGTCTCTATCTGATGCCGGTCGCTGGCGGCGAGCCACGCCTGATCCTGGCGGATAAACCGGCGACCGATCCCTCTATCGAAGGAGGCGATGGGCGTGGCTTCGAGGCGGTTGCGTGGTCGCCGGATGGCACGAAACTGCTGGTGCACGCCTTCTCGCTCTCCGTCGAACTCTGTGAACTGGCGATCGTCGATGTGGCAAGCGGCGGCATCGTCTATCTGGCGGCGCCTGAGCCGAATCTGGTTGCAGCCTGCACCGCCGCTGCATGGACGCTCGATAGCAAGGCGGTCTACTTCAGCGTCGCCAATCCGGGGAAGGGGTTCAACGAGCCGGGCATCTGGCGCGGCGATGCGATGAGTGGTGCAGCGACCTCTGTGCCTATCGAACCGTCAGATGCCCTGCTGCATATGCCGTTTTTCGCCATCGACCGGTTGTATGCGTTTGTGTCGTCGGCGCCTGGCGAGAACCCGGTCTCCTCACCTGCCGCCGATCCGGCGGAACTGATGGCGCTCTCATATACCATGAGCAGCGTGCCGTTGACCGGCGGGGCATTCGCAGCGTTACGCAGCGATGCCCATCAACTATACCAGGCGTTGTGGGCATCGGACGGCTCAGGCGCCGTCATCTTTGAGAGCAGCGATCCGTCCGCAGTTCGCCTGCTCTGGCTGCCCACCGATGGCTCGCCCGGCGTTGAGTTGTACAAGGGAACAGACCTGTACTCCGTGCGTTGGGGCAAGCGTAGCCAGAAGCATTAG
- the upp gene encoding uracil phosphoribosyltransferase, producing the protein MKQVFISQHPLVHHKLTLLRRATTEPKKFRELVSELSQFLLYEATLDLPLQERAIDTPLAPYHGHQIAERIGLVPILRAGLGMVDPILDLIPTAHVWHLGLYRDHATLQPVTYYNKLPPEVDVDLCLVLDPMLATGGSAVAAVSILKEWGASRIKFLGLIAAPEGVRALHEAHPNVPIHLAALDDHLNDRGYIVPGLGDAGDRLFGTG; encoded by the coding sequence ATGAAACAGGTATTCATCTCTCAGCACCCGCTCGTCCATCATAAACTGACGCTGCTGCGCCGTGCGACGACGGAGCCGAAGAAGTTTCGCGAACTGGTGAGCGAACTCTCTCAATTCCTGCTGTACGAAGCCACGCTCGACCTGCCACTCCAGGAACGCGCCATCGATACGCCGCTCGCGCCTTACCATGGTCATCAGATCGCCGAGCGCATCGGTCTGGTGCCGATTCTGCGCGCCGGATTGGGAATGGTCGATCCTATCCTGGATCTCATTCCTACTGCGCATGTCTGGCACCTCGGTCTCTACCGTGATCACGCGACGCTCCAGCCGGTCACATACTACAACAAACTACCGCCGGAAGTGGACGTGGACCTCTGCCTGGTGCTCGATCCGATGCTCGCCACCGGCGGTTCGGCGGTCGCAGCCGTGAGTATCCTGAAAGAGTGGGGCGCGAGCCGGATCAAGTTCTTGGGATTGATCGCCGCGCCCGAAGGGGTGCGGGCATTGCATGAGGCGCATCCCAATGTGCCGATCCATCTGGCGGCGCTTGATGACCATCTGAATGATCGCGGGTACATTGTTCCTGGTTTGGGAGATGCCGGCGACCGGCTGTTCGGCACAGGGTAA
- a CDS encoding PAS domain S-box protein, with translation MSSIEEPTAEIERLRRRVAELEMILEQRRQDDEAIERLRAIIENTPDVISTADAEGRVVYTNQAGRQLFGTPDDTPRSDHRIPQFHPDWAADLILNEALPHAAREGRWSGETAVFDAQGREIPVAQVIIAHKNASGEVTHFSTVLRDISESKRVEATLRESEQRLLRFLDALPVGVFVVEPDGRPFYANRSAIELLGKGIMPEATTDQLAEIYRAFVAGTDQPYPTERMPLVRALHGEASSVDDMEIERPDGRVLIEIHGAPIRDVEGRIVYGMVAFTNITMRRRAEEAIRERAMQQQIIEAQQAALRELSTPLMPIAEGVVVMPIIGSIDSRRAQQIMETLLEGIAAHSADIAILDITGVRVVDTQVAGALVRAAQAARMLGARVVLSGISAEIAQTLVHIGAEMHEMIALHSLQQGIAYALEQRQAL, from the coding sequence ATGTCATCTATCGAGGAACCAACCGCTGAAATCGAACGCCTGCGCCGGCGCGTTGCCGAACTCGAAATGATATTGGAGCAACGACGGCAGGACGATGAAGCAATCGAACGCCTGCGCGCAATTATCGAAAACACGCCGGACGTTATCAGCACTGCTGATGCAGAAGGGCGGGTTGTGTACACAAATCAAGCGGGGCGGCAGTTGTTCGGTACACCGGACGATACGCCACGAAGCGACCATCGTATTCCACAATTCCATCCCGACTGGGCTGCGGATCTGATCCTCAACGAAGCCCTGCCCCACGCAGCGCGCGAAGGGCGCTGGAGCGGCGAAACCGCCGTGTTCGACGCGCAAGGGCGAGAGATTCCGGTAGCGCAGGTCATTATCGCGCACAAGAATGCATCGGGCGAGGTGACACACTTCTCGACTGTTCTGCGCGACATCAGTGAAAGCAAGCGGGTCGAAGCCACGCTGCGCGAAAGCGAGCAGCGTTTGTTGCGCTTCCTTGATGCGCTGCCGGTCGGCGTCTTCGTCGTCGAACCTGATGGACGCCCCTTCTATGCCAATCGCAGCGCCATTGAGTTGCTGGGCAAGGGCATCATGCCGGAAGCCACGACCGATCAGCTTGCCGAAATCTACCGCGCCTTCGTCGCCGGAACCGATCAACCCTATCCTACCGAGCGCATGCCGCTGGTACGCGCGCTGCACGGTGAAGCATCATCCGTCGATGATATGGAGATCGAACGCCCCGATGGTCGAGTGCTCATCGAAATCCACGGCGCGCCGATCCGTGATGTTGAGGGACGAATCGTCTATGGCATGGTTGCATTTACCAACATCACGATGCGGCGGCGCGCCGAGGAAGCCATCCGCGAACGCGCTATGCAACAACAGATCATCGAAGCGCAACAGGCGGCATTGCGCGAACTGAGCACGCCACTGATGCCAATCGCCGAGGGGGTGGTCGTTATGCCGATCATCGGCTCTATCGACAGCCGACGCGCCCAGCAGATCATGGAAACGCTCCTGGAAGGCATCGCCGCACACAGCGCCGATATTGCCATCCTCGACATTACCGGCGTTCGTGTCGTTGATACGCAGGTCGCCGGGGCGCTCGTCCGCGCGGCGCAGGCGGCGCGCATGCTCGGCGCGCGCGTCGTGCTCAGCGGGATCAGCGCCGAAATCGCGCAGACGCTCGTGCATATCGGCGCGGAAATGCACGAGATGATTGCGCTCCACAGTTTGCAGCAGGGTATCGCTTATGCGCTGGAACAACGTCAGGCACTCTAA
- a CDS encoding DUF2357 domain-containing protein, which yields MTFSLDIELSLAEDSALPVVTEQQPVEFVCLPPGEAALVLTVDGMALTPFLRPGDARWRWVWNPGASVGTHTLRLTVHINGEAFGEWQWRLSVAPRKIDSERYVAILEDVERVAPPLVRSLAGAARDARLAGRSDLPRLWFDDATVLFGSSFEPFEQTVRRILAHPRSLLRREEEHVPLGQARELSVAAVQRAVQGDVEAAPSDAAPQVQRLLRPEGGALPRTIVQDLSRDTHDTAEHRLLKRTLELLRGRARRCADRAQREVARLDAAAPASSRAARARAIAARCDQCAQRIAGLLGAPFFEQVTALRHAPAVTPLIRRDPAYRQVYRMWRALHQGVVVDPGAPFDLPVVDLPLLYERWCVLQVVQALLNLGIEAHSCSLLLPPSDDADAWSFNFRRDEPLLVATWSGWTLRLRYQPWYRPAPGSRNDETLVSLDCHTRIPDIAIEMVRPDHPPGVIVLDAKYRLDADGRGVPADALAEAYAYAGAIGVAGAPAVAAAFILYPGTGVAERYPGGAGAIPLLPGAVGTLEGVLAREMILKCGTFQEQRVFATS from the coding sequence ATGACCTTCTCGCTGGACATTGAACTGTCGCTGGCTGAAGATAGCGCTCTGCCGGTCGTGACCGAGCAGCAGCCGGTCGAATTCGTCTGCCTTCCGCCGGGGGAAGCGGCGCTTGTGTTGACCGTCGATGGGATGGCGCTGACGCCATTCCTCCGCCCTGGTGATGCGCGCTGGCGCTGGGTATGGAATCCTGGCGCCAGCGTAGGCACGCACACGCTGCGTCTGACGGTACACATCAACGGCGAGGCGTTTGGCGAATGGCAATGGCGACTATCGGTAGCACCACGCAAAATCGACAGCGAACGATATGTGGCGATCCTTGAGGATGTCGAGCGCGTCGCTCCTCCACTGGTGCGATCCCTGGCAGGCGCTGCCCGCGATGCGCGCCTGGCGGGGCGCAGTGACCTGCCGCGTCTGTGGTTCGACGACGCAACGGTATTGTTTGGTTCGTCATTCGAGCCGTTCGAGCAGACGGTCCGGCGCATTCTGGCGCATCCCCGCAGTCTTCTGCGGCGTGAGGAAGAGCATGTGCCGCTTGGACAGGCGCGCGAACTATCGGTGGCAGCAGTGCAACGCGCGGTGCAGGGCGACGTGGAAGCGGCGCCGTCGGATGCGGCGCCGCAGGTGCAGCGGCTGCTGCGACCGGAAGGCGGCGCGTTGCCGCGCACCATTGTGCAGGATCTCAGCCGCGACACGCATGACACGGCGGAACATCGTCTGCTGAAACGTACCCTGGAACTTCTACGCGGGCGCGCGCGGCGGTGCGCAGATCGGGCGCAGCGCGAAGTCGCCCGTCTCGATGCCGCTGCACCGGCTTCCTCCCGCGCCGCGCGCGCCCGCGCCATTGCCGCGCGCTGCGATCAGTGCGCCCAACGGATCGCCGGTCTGCTGGGTGCGCCATTCTTCGAGCAAGTGACGGCGCTGCGCCATGCCCCGGCGGTCACGCCGTTGATCCGGCGTGATCCCGCGTACCGTCAGGTGTATCGGATGTGGCGGGCGCTGCATCAGGGGGTGGTTGTCGATCCCGGTGCGCCGTTCGATCTGCCGGTTGTTGATCTTCCACTCCTGTACGAACGCTGGTGTGTGTTGCAGGTCGTTCAGGCGCTGCTGAACCTGGGCATCGAGGCGCATTCCTGCTCGCTGCTGCTTCCTCCTTCGGACGATGCCGATGCCTGGTCCTTCAATTTTCGGCGTGATGAGCCACTGTTGGTTGCCACGTGGAGTGGTTGGACGCTGCGACTGCGCTACCAGCCGTGGTATCGTCCGGCGCCGGGTAGTCGCAATGATGAAACGCTCGTCTCACTCGATTGCCACACGCGCATCCCCGACATTGCCATCGAAATGGTTCGGCCCGATCATCCGCCAGGAGTCATTGTGCTGGACGCCAAATATCGCCTCGATGCCGATGGGCGCGGCGTTCCCGCTGACGCTCTGGCAGAGGCGTATGCGTATGCCGGCGCCATCGGCGTTGCCGGCGCTCCCGCTGTTGCTGCCGCGTTCATCCTCTATCCCGGCACAGGCGTTGCTGAACGCTACCCCGGCGGCGCCGGCGCCATCCCGCTGCTCCCCGGCGCCGTCGGGACGCTGGAGGGGGTATTGGCGAGGGAGATGATTCTCAAGTGTGGCACTTTTCAGGAACAAAGGGTGTTTGCCACGTCCTGA
- a CDS encoding class I SAM-dependent methyltransferase, translating to MVTAETTVEQAPARPKPVSLPAWRCVLYEVALNGLRILWETVNDFSLWRLIEYPWATRALGIARGDTVVDIGSGTSSFPHMLAKEGVNVVIVEIEHRRVRWQRDKRRATARPGDGELLPIVADATRLPFRSGSVPSISAISSLEHIPDDAAVGREIGRVLAPGGIVALTLPFTGSERTSFFAGIRPFKQVARNAFVQEGKPGSFFRFYTDDDIRQTYIEPANAEVVERRAFGRSILNGRYHETRLTRFWRRIVLKDLLLAWLIHPLEERFDRSDPLYVMLALRKRREEP from the coding sequence ATGGTCACTGCCGAAACTACAGTCGAGCAGGCGCCGGCGCGCCCCAAACCGGTCTCGCTTCCGGCGTGGCGCTGCGTGCTATACGAAGTTGCGCTCAATGGTCTGCGCATTCTGTGGGAAACAGTCAATGATTTCAGCCTCTGGCGACTGATCGAATACCCCTGGGCAACCCGCGCGCTCGGCATTGCGCGGGGCGACACGGTGGTGGACATCGGTTCCGGCACCTCGTCATTCCCGCACATGCTGGCGAAAGAAGGCGTGAATGTCGTGATCGTCGAGATTGAACATCGCCGTGTGCGCTGGCAACGCGACAAGCGCCGCGCGACGGCGCGCCCCGGCGACGGCGAGTTGCTGCCAATCGTCGCCGATGCGACCCGACTACCGTTTCGCAGCGGTTCGGTACCGTCCATCAGCGCCATTTCGTCGCTCGAGCACATTCCCGATGATGCGGCTGTGGGGCGTGAGATCGGGCGGGTGTTGGCGCCGGGCGGCATCGTCGCGCTGACGCTGCCGTTTACGGGCAGCGAGCGGACCTCGTTCTTCGCCGGAATTCGCCCGTTCAAACAGGTGGCGCGCAACGCCTTCGTTCAGGAAGGGAAACCCGGATCGTTTTTCCGTTTCTATACCGACGATGACATCCGCCAGACCTATATTGAGCCGGCGAATGCCGAGGTCGTTGAACGTCGCGCATTTGGGCGCAGCATCCTTAACGGACGGTACCACGAGACGCGCCTGACCAGGTTCTGGCGGCGGATTGTGTTGAAAGATCTGTTGCTGGCGTGGCTGATCCACCCGCTCGAAGAACGATTTGATCGCTCCGATCCACTCTACGTTATGCTGGCGCTGCGCAAGCGTCGTGAAGAACCGTGA
- a CDS encoding 3'-5' exonuclease, producing the protein MARFELSFTPTFYYESLDLPRHVSKTITRKLETIADDPYSARGDAKKLKGYDNVYRVRVGDYRICYCIGKGWVKLLSVRKRDERTYEDDLPDIAPPALPPDPVTLTPRAHGAVEEQFVLSKPPMDAALLSSALPPSRPLPFPITEDMLERWRIPAQYRTITLTARTEDDLLNLPIPERHLTLLLDNLFPRSLDAIAAQPEFVLSTPVDIERFAEEDLTGFLLRLTPDQERLVNQDRRGPILVRGGPGTGKSTLALYRVQRLLEQGVTSVLFTTYTNALVAYSEQLLTRLLGASPDTRGVKVTTVDSLAFHYFARGWGSPRLATEGQATALLMDALANADIPAADAHERRAALERLGAEYLLQEFLHVIEARNINSLEEYLAVERHGRRMPLKPALREALWAIYVSWRDLMRVKGLVLNEQVRRGAMEFAATLSPKPYQALVIDEAQDLSPAALRFLLNLVETPEHVYLTADASQSIYQCGFSWKQVHRTLAMAGRTILLKQNFRNTAQILAACAGILAGSSAGEEESVRQIPSAHHGDPPLLRLVNNDSDESEAIRDFFLEAARRYRLPTHSGAVLCTSRRAGEDIALRLTRLGMPAAFQSSKDVDITTPKVKVLTLHSAKGLEFPFVAVVGLDEGRFPRISADLPVEEAQMQEDEQRRLFFVGCSRAMRALLVCGSQATPSPFLTPLQPPVWRREV; encoded by the coding sequence ATGGCCAGATTTGAGCTTTCCTTCACTCCAACGTTCTATTACGAATCGCTCGACCTGCCGCGCCACGTGAGCAAGACCATCACCAGAAAGTTGGAAACCATCGCCGACGATCCCTATTCAGCGCGCGGCGATGCGAAGAAACTCAAAGGGTACGACAATGTCTACCGCGTGCGGGTTGGCGACTATCGCATCTGCTATTGCATCGGCAAAGGGTGGGTCAAACTGCTGAGCGTGCGCAAGCGTGATGAGCGCACATATGAAGATGACCTGCCTGATATTGCTCCGCCGGCATTGCCGCCTGATCCTGTCACGCTGACCCCCAGGGCGCATGGCGCTGTCGAGGAGCAGTTTGTGCTCAGCAAACCGCCGATGGATGCTGCACTGTTATCCAGCGCGCTGCCGCCGAGTCGTCCGCTCCCATTTCCAATAACGGAAGATATGCTGGAACGCTGGCGGATACCCGCACAGTACCGCACTATCACGCTCACCGCGCGCACCGAGGACGATCTGCTCAATCTGCCGATCCCTGAACGTCACCTCACGCTCCTGCTCGACAATCTGTTCCCCCGATCGCTCGATGCGATTGCTGCACAGCCCGAATTCGTGCTTTCAACGCCAGTCGATATCGAACGATTTGCAGAAGAGGACCTGACCGGCTTTCTGCTGCGCCTCACGCCCGATCAGGAACGATTGGTGAACCAGGATCGCCGCGGACCTATCCTCGTCCGTGGCGGACCGGGAACCGGCAAATCCACGCTGGCGCTCTACCGTGTGCAGCGCTTGCTCGAACAGGGCGTCACGTCGGTGCTCTTCACCACCTACACGAATGCGCTGGTTGCCTATTCGGAGCAACTGCTGACAAGACTGCTGGGCGCATCACCCGACACTCGGGGGGTCAAAGTGACGACGGTAGATAGCCTGGCATTTCACTACTTCGCCAGGGGGTGGGGATCGCCCAGGCTTGCTACCGAAGGGCAGGCGACCGCGCTGCTCATGGATGCGCTCGCCAATGCCGATATTCCTGCCGCCGACGCCCATGAGCGTCGCGCAGCGCTGGAACGACTCGGCGCCGAATATCTGCTCCAGGAATTTCTGCACGTCATCGAAGCGCGAAATATCAACAGCCTGGAAGAATACCTCGCCGTCGAGCGCCACGGACGGCGAATGCCGCTCAAACCGGCGCTCCGTGAGGCGCTCTGGGCAATCTATGTATCCTGGCGCGACCTGATGCGCGTCAAAGGGTTGGTGTTGAACGAACAGGTGCGACGCGGCGCAATGGAGTTCGCCGCCACGCTGTCGCCCAAGCCCTATCAGGCGCTGGTGATCGACGAAGCGCAGGACCTGTCGCCGGCGGCGCTGCGCTTTTTGTTGAACCTGGTGGAAACGCCGGAGCATGTATACCTGACGGCTGACGCATCACAGTCGATCTACCAGTGCGGTTTTAGCTGGAAGCAGGTACACCGGACGCTCGCCATGGCCGGTCGAACGATCCTGTTGAAACAAAATTTCCGCAACACCGCACAAATCCTGGCAGCCTGCGCCGGCATTCTGGCAGGCAGCAGCGCCGGCGAGGAAGAGAGCGTCCGGCAAATTCCATCAGCGCATCACGGCGATCCGCCACTCCTCCGACTGGTGAACAACGACTCGGATGAATCTGAAGCGATCCGTGATTTCTTCCTCGAAGCGGCGCGGCGTTACCGCCTGCCCACTCATAGCGGCGCCGTGCTGTGCACCAGCAGGCGCGCAGGGGAGGACATCGCCCTCCGCCTGACGCGGTTGGGCATGCCCGCCGCATTTCAGTCGAGCAAAGATGTTGACATCACGACGCCGAAGGTCAAGGTGCTGACGCTCCATTCCGCCAAAGGGCTGGAGTTCCCATTCGTGGCAGTCGTGGGGCTGGACGAAGGACGGTTCCCACGCATCAGCGCAGACCTGCCAGTCGAAGAAGCGCAAATGCAGGAGGACGAGCAACGACGTCTCTTCTTTGTTGGCTGCTCACGCGCCATGCGCGCGCTCCTCGTCTGCGGATCGCAGGCAACGCCGTCACCATTTCTGACGCCACTGCAACCGCCGGTTTGGCGGAGGGAGGTTTGA
- a CDS encoding IS982 family transposase: MDANWIIAAFVLIDTLMERLGHHRDVRAQVPDSEVILIAVVAAKDFQNHHERAVCIVRQTRSLSGPIDVTRFNRRLHKLADWLSFIATTLGAILRRGEVFVIESLPLPVCRRVRARRCRKVCGRASCGECAAKKEKFFGWRLHLMCTPSGIPVSFQLLPAAFHDVTPVHELAVVLPPGARLFGDKADTSAADETSMLADTGVRRIPVRREKMQPHAWFVDAIELGDYRHTIETVNRQCEKMGMERLYARTNTGFELKVLAAIIALACTNMD; the protein is encoded by the coding sequence ATGGACGCCAACTGGATTATAGCTGCTTTCGTGCTGATCGACACACTGATGGAGCGCCTGGGCCATCACCGTGATGTGCGCGCCCAGGTTCCTGATTCGGAGGTCATCCTGATCGCGGTCGTTGCGGCCAAGGACTTTCAGAATCATCACGAGCGCGCCGTGTGCATCGTGCGCCAAACCCGCTCCCTGTCGGGACCCATTGATGTCACGCGCTTCAACCGTCGGCTGCACAAGCTGGCAGACTGGCTGAGCTTCATTGCCACGACGTTGGGTGCCATCCTGCGGCGTGGCGAGGTGTTTGTGATCGAGAGCCTGCCACTGCCCGTCTGTCGACGCGTGCGGGCGCGGCGCTGTCGCAAGGTCTGCGGACGTGCCTCCTGTGGCGAGTGCGCTGCGAAGAAAGAGAAGTTCTTCGGCTGGCGCTTGCATCTGATGTGCACGCCAAGCGGTATACCCGTCAGCTTTCAGTTGCTGCCGGCAGCATTCCATGATGTGACGCCCGTGCACGAATTGGCCGTGGTGTTGCCGCCCGGCGCGCGCTTGTTCGGTGATAAAGCCGATACCAGCGCCGCGGATGAGACCAGCATGCTGGCAGACACGGGCGTACGGCGCATCCCAGTACGACGGGAAAAGATGCAGCCACATGCCTGGTTTGTGGATGCCATCGAGTTGGGTGACTATCGGCATACGATTGAAACCGTCAACCGTCAGTGTGAAAAAATGGGCATGGAACGCCTGTACGCACGCACGAATACTGGCTTCGAGTTGAAAGTGCTGGCCGCGATCATTGCCTTGGCCTGTACGAACATGGACTAG
- a CDS encoding S41 family peptidase produces MNILRQLFRLRLPIWLVTPLLAFVLTLGIGGGYLLALRVTTPCPLQAQECAALTNFWRVWQLARDHFVDPAAIDPQRMSDGAINGMLDSLGDQGHTRYLNADEARREREALSGRFEGIGAYIDVRDGQPRIVAPIEGSPAERAGLRPDDLILRVDGYDVRGVTVEELRNRVRGPKGTQVVLTIQRAGVAAPFDVTITREEVNVPSVTWRMLPDRIALIKINRFAERTGAELQQALLEVRAQKAQAIILDLRNNPGGLVTQLVAAASQFMPEGSTVLIEQDRDGAQRPYTTTEGGLALDIPLVVLVNNNSASAAEILAGALQENGRARVIGQATFGTATVLRPFDLEGGAQVRLGASQWLTPKGRVVRGVGIQPDELIALAPGVAPLTPTEAATLTPEELQRSQDIQLLRGLEVVREALAQKTS; encoded by the coding sequence ATGAACATTCTACGACAATTATTCCGTCTGCGACTGCCGATCTGGTTAGTGACGCCGTTGCTGGCGTTTGTGCTGACGCTGGGAATCGGCGGCGGCTATCTGCTGGCGTTGCGTGTGACTACTCCCTGCCCGCTCCAGGCGCAAGAGTGCGCCGCGTTGACGAATTTCTGGCGTGTGTGGCAACTGGCGCGCGACCATTTTGTTGACCCGGCTGCGATTGATCCGCAGCGCATGAGCGACGGTGCGATCAATGGCATGCTCGATAGCCTGGGAGACCAGGGTCACACGCGCTACCTGAATGCAGACGAAGCCCGACGGGAGCGTGAGGCGCTTTCCGGCAGATTCGAGGGCATTGGCGCCTATATCGACGTGCGCGACGGGCAGCCGCGAATTGTCGCTCCTATCGAGGGATCGCCAGCCGAACGCGCCGGGTTGCGCCCCGACGACCTGATTCTGCGCGTCGATGGATACGATGTGCGGGGGGTGACCGTGGAAGAACTGCGCAACCGGGTGCGTGGTCCAAAGGGGACGCAGGTGGTATTGACCATTCAGCGCGCCGGTGTGGCAGCGCCGTTCGACGTGACGATTACGCGCGAGGAGGTGAATGTTCCCAGTGTCACCTGGCGCATGCTGCCCGACCGTATTGCGCTGATCAAGATCAATCGTTTCGCCGAGCGCACCGGAGCGGAGTTGCAACAGGCGCTGCTGGAGGTTCGGGCGCAGAAGGCGCAGGCGATCATTCTCGATCTGCGCAACAACCCCGGTGGTCTGGTGACGCAACTGGTCGCTGCGGCCAGTCAGTTTATGCCAGAAGGGAGCACGGTGCTCATCGAACAGGACCGTGACGGCGCCCAACGGCCATACACAACCACCGAAGGCGGACTGGCGCTCGATATTCCGCTGGTTGTGCTGGTGAACAACAACAGCGCCAGCGCCGCCGAGATCCTGGCAGGCGCGTTGCAAGAGAACGGACGCGCGCGCGTGATCGGGCAGGCGACGTTTGGCACGGCAACGGTTCTGCGTCCGTTTGATCTGGAAGGCGGCGCACAGGTGCGTCTGGGCGCCTCACAGTGGCTGACGCCGAAGGGCAGGGTGGTGCGCGGTGTGGGCATTCAGCCCGATGAATTGATCGCGCTGGCGCCAGGGGTTGCGCCACTCACCCCGACTGAAGCGGCAACTCTCACCCCGGAGGAATTGCAGCGCAGTCAGGATATTCAGTTGTTGCGCGGGCTTGAAGTAGTGCGCGAGGCGCTGGCGCAAAAAACGTCGTAA